From one Planktothrix sp. FACHB-1365 genomic stretch:
- a CDS encoding phosphodiester glycosidase family protein — translation MTSSQPVFLDITQHWARPFIQRLQAQGLINGFKDNTFRPDQNLTRGEFATLLKAAFPTPAKRQYIQFSDVTKDFWAAKAIQTAYESGFISGFPDGRFYPQNPVTRLQVLLALVSGLNLAKGDHLNLEDLYTDADIIPGYATQSVITATRSQLVVNYPNPEALNPNLTATRGEVAAIIYQALVLLKKADPIICQYLVELSKPGIIRTGTHLSVNGRKWKLPWSQWSSGIATNTGISDKGIIQVLGINPLNTTDENSQTVSWFSSTPYKFQTTWDTECRYLKINQLAELSGWDLEIQDQTLNIISKLGTVQALTFEERSNSSQMMVTLNQPTPWELYQQNTQWEVVVDAVTSATIAKPFQEQSQPTPTSGTSEQQNEGETAGTTQKPSRPIVKNINNQTVIQGTLPDGYGVKVSSLNNPNRILIELRQDALIERDITWTKGLRWRQQYITLNNSRFPVVWLTLNPGSSLNLRPIWANLTGMKGIDSLLKTVDNCQCLAAINGGYFNRNNLLPLGAIRRDGKWFSGPILNRGAIAWNDVGQTKIARLSLKETLISSSGQRLDCELLNTGYVKAGIARYTPEWGENYTPLTANEIVIVVENNIVKQQIESTNTTTGIAIPKNGYLLTLRSFRSALSSFSVGTSITIESQTTPSDFNLFPHILGGGPLLLQNGQVVVDAVAEGFNIWFADQSAIRSSVGITAKGEWLIATVHNRVGGVGAKLTEMALLMQQLGATEALNLDGGSSTSLVLGGQLLNRIPDTAAPVHNGLAVFRR, via the coding sequence ATGACCAGTTCCCAACCTGTTTTTTTAGATATTACCCAACATTGGGCTCGTCCTTTTATCCAACGGTTACAAGCTCAAGGGTTAATTAATGGGTTTAAAGATAACACCTTTCGCCCTGATCAAAACCTAACTCGTGGGGAATTTGCGACTCTTCTAAAAGCTGCATTTCCTACTCCTGCTAAACGTCAATATATCCAATTTAGTGATGTTACGAAGGATTTTTGGGCTGCAAAAGCCATTCAAACGGCTTACGAATCTGGGTTTATTTCCGGCTTCCCTGATGGACGGTTTTACCCTCAAAATCCGGTGACTCGTTTACAAGTTTTATTAGCATTAGTATCAGGTTTAAACTTAGCCAAAGGTGATCATTTAAACTTAGAAGATCTTTATACTGATGCAGATATAATTCCAGGTTATGCAACTCAATCGGTAATAACCGCAACTCGTTCTCAATTGGTGGTGAATTATCCTAATCCTGAAGCCTTAAATCCTAATTTAACCGCAACACGGGGAGAAGTCGCTGCGATTATTTATCAAGCGTTAGTATTACTCAAAAAAGCTGATCCGATTATTTGCCAATATCTTGTAGAATTATCAAAACCCGGAATTATCCGCACCGGAACTCATCTTTCTGTGAATGGTCGAAAATGGAAGTTACCCTGGAGTCAGTGGAGTTCAGGAATCGCTACAAATACCGGAATTAGTGATAAGGGAATTATCCAGGTTTTAGGGATTAATCCCTTAAATACAACGGATGAAAACTCACAAACTGTCAGTTGGTTTTCTTCAACTCCCTATAAATTCCAAACCACTTGGGATACAGAATGTCGCTATTTAAAAATTAATCAATTAGCAGAATTATCAGGATGGGATTTAGAAATACAAGATCAAACCCTCAATATTATTTCTAAATTGGGAACTGTTCAAGCTTTAACCTTTGAAGAACGCTCGAATAGTTCTCAAATGATGGTAACATTAAATCAACCCACACCTTGGGAACTTTATCAACAAAATACCCAATGGGAAGTTGTGGTTGATGCGGTCACTTCTGCCACCATTGCTAAACCTTTTCAAGAACAATCTCAACCCACACCCACTTCAGGAACTTCTGAACAACAAAATGAAGGTGAAACCGCAGGAACAACTCAAAAACCCTCTCGACCTATTGTTAAAAATATTAATAATCAAACGGTAATTCAAGGAACTTTACCCGATGGTTATGGCGTGAAAGTTTCTAGCTTGAATAATCCTAACCGGATTTTAATTGAACTCCGACAAGATGCGTTAATTGAACGAGATATTACCTGGACAAAAGGATTGCGTTGGCGACAACAATATATAACCTTAAATAATAGTCGGTTTCCGGTAGTTTGGTTAACCTTAAATCCGGGTTCAAGTTTAAATTTACGTCCGATTTGGGCTAATCTAACGGGAATGAAAGGGATTGACAGTTTACTCAAAACCGTAGATAATTGTCAATGTTTAGCTGCCATTAATGGAGGCTATTTTAACCGCAATAATCTCTTACCATTAGGGGCAATTCGTCGGGATGGAAAATGGTTTTCCGGGCCAATTTTAAATCGAGGAGCGATCGCTTGGAATGATGTAGGACAAACTAAAATTGCCCGTTTAAGTTTAAAAGAAACCTTAATTTCATCATCGGGACAACGGTTAGATTGTGAATTACTCAATACAGGTTATGTCAAAGCTGGAATCGCTCGATATACTCCCGAATGGGGCGAAAATTATACCCCCTTAACGGCGAATGAAATTGTTATTGTTGTGGAAAATAATATTGTTAAACAACAAATTGAATCAACAAATACTACCACTGGGATTGCAATTCCTAAAAATGGTTATTTGTTAACATTGCGCTCCTTTCGGAGTGCCTTAAGTTCGTTTTCTGTGGGAACATCTATTACGATAGAATCCCAAACCACACCCTCGGATTTTAATTTATTTCCCCATATTTTAGGAGGGGGGCCATTACTATTACAAAATGGACAAGTCGTAGTTGATGCGGTTGCTGAAGGATTTAATATTTGGTTTGCGGATCAATCTGCTATCCGTAGCAGCGTCGGAATTACCGCCAAGGGAGAATGGTTAATTGCCACCGTTCATAACCGTGTGGGGGGTGTGGGTGCTAAATTAACAGAAATGGCGCTGTTGATGCAGCAATTAGGGGCAACAGAAGCGTTAAATTTAGACGGCGGAAGTTCCACGAGTTTAGTCTTAGGAGGTCAACTGTTAAATCGAATTCCCGATACAGCCGCCCCAGTTCACAATGGTTTAGCGGTATTTCGCCGATAA